The Streptomyces sp. HUAS CB01 genome has a segment encoding these proteins:
- a CDS encoding DUF1049 domain-containing protein: MSRKDASTGARSSRGSGGHGGEGFRGRLTPGRIAALVVAVLTLVFIFENTKEVEIRLLIPEVTIPLYLALLGTWVVGGLCGAYLFHRRRR, translated from the coding sequence ATGAGCCGCAAGGACGCATCGACCGGGGCCCGGAGCAGCAGGGGGAGCGGCGGGCACGGTGGTGAGGGCTTCCGCGGCAGACTCACCCCGGGCCGGATCGCCGCCCTCGTGGTCGCCGTCCTCACCTTGGTCTTCATCTTCGAGAACACCAAGGAGGTGGAGATCAGGCTGCTGATCCCCGAGGTCACGATCCCCCTGTACCTGGCCCTGCTGGGCACATGGGTCGTCGGCGGTCTCTGCGGGGCCTACCTCTTCCACCGCCGCAGGAGATGA
- a CDS encoding GNAT family N-acetyltransferase yields the protein MPAAPSPPPDPRDTSAATDSPAPSGSRPPADSQASSRSDAAAGAPVAAVAVGPRVFLRHYRLEDAAEYTALARESTGLHRPWLFPPRTEADYLAYARRLLEDPTRAGYLVCDRADGRIAAFININNIVEGAFLSGALGYGAFAHAAGRGLMTEGLGLVVRHAFGPLGLHRLEANIQPRNAASIALVRRLGFRLEGFSPDFLFIDGAWRDHERWAITAEMELGTPLPDSGAGQSDPGADEGD from the coding sequence ATGCCCGCAGCACCAAGTCCCCCTCCGGACCCACGGGACACCAGCGCCGCCACCGACTCTCCGGCACCCTCCGGCTCTCGGCCCCCCGCGGACTCTCAGGCGTCCTCCCGCTCCGACGCCGCCGCCGGCGCTCCCGTCGCCGCGGTCGCGGTGGGCCCGAGGGTCTTCCTACGCCACTACCGCCTCGAGGACGCCGCGGAGTACACGGCGCTCGCCCGGGAGAGCACCGGACTGCACCGGCCCTGGCTCTTCCCGCCCCGGACGGAAGCCGACTACCTCGCCTACGCCCGCAGACTCCTCGAGGACCCGACCAGGGCCGGCTACCTCGTCTGCGACCGTGCCGACGGGCGGATCGCGGCGTTCATCAACATCAACAACATCGTCGAGGGGGCCTTTCTCAGCGGAGCGCTCGGCTACGGGGCATTCGCCCACGCCGCGGGTCGCGGACTGATGACGGAGGGCCTCGGGCTCGTCGTACGCCATGCCTTCGGGCCGCTCGGTCTGCACCGCCTCGAAGCCAACATCCAGCCCCGCAACGCGGCTTCCATCGCCCTCGTGCGGCGACTGGGCTTCCGGCTGGAGGGCTTCTCCCCCGACTTCCTGTTCATCGACGGTGCCTGGCGCGACCACGAGCGCTGGGCGATCACCGCGGAGATGGAACTCGGCACACCGCTGCCCGACTCCGGCGCCGGGCAGAGCGACCCGGGCGCCGACGAGGGGGACTGA
- a CDS encoding ABC transporter permease: MAGFVFLRARGHRLLLAAALLAVVLTTAVLTTLAAFAGSVGDAGLRHALRTRDAADAALFITSDDPDSDPEAASDAALRGARESFDGLPVTLRRFDRSGPYGLPRGLQQPAARTGEPDLAEFGVADRSRVRLTAGAWPTAGARGVTEVAVSEAAARRLRLAPGPRVITLADRLGGPPARIRVAAVYRPADPADPYWQLDELRGRGVHRDAFTTYGPLLTDPAALGSGGRITQRTRSWLATADFTTLHAGRVDALRTAAEGTQKHLTAQRALAGGVTARTALPDALDRLERALLVSRATLLIVASQLVLLAAYALLLVARLLTAERAAETQVLLARGASRRRVAALAALEALLLALPAAVTAPLLAGPLAGLLAGQGLTGRLGLRIDTAPTAAVWSAGAAVAAACAVAVAAPALTAARAADGRARALPAPLRAGADIGLLVVAAVAYWQLDQRTSGAGALSGDREGRLGIDPLLVVAPALALLAGTVLTLRLLPPAAKLAERRAARGRGLTVSLAGWQLSRRPMRGAGPVLLLVLAVAMGMLAIGQGASWDRSQDDQADFRAGAPVRVLGSTAPPFGQGGAHDDTPGLRAAAPAARGTLGLSAGRQATVLALDTGLAGDGLRLRDDLADTDPRALLGRLATDRPPGRGTVPASAAPTGLVLPSGTERLLLDVTLRAAEDGPYAESGSVLTVTVEDRYGVPYRLQADGLRPDGRPHRTTVDFAAAAGAPTGRPAGPLVLTAVEFDESGQPDRIAPKRLTVGALHAVAADGTPRPVTVPDGLRWQATAVVADGEPPSGDEKAPAVTSVRSSAATPLDVAYHSGTAVPEFDWGDERLVTIRAAVRRAAPPMPLALATDRFLEAGGARTGDVVEVPMPGGALRVRIAGALRALPTTGPGADPAGAVPGGPAAAGSAAAPVDGGALLLDLRAVNRVLATRAGASLPPTEWWVFPEPGRAAQVAAALRDRAETAPGQVLVRDETARELHDDPLGAGSRSALLAAAFAAAALAAVGFAVSTAGTVRERAREFAVLRALGAPRRMLARLLAAEQALLIGLAMAIGVAVGTALTRAVVPLVVLTGQATQPVPGVLVELPVGRVVLLLAGVAAAPVLIVAVSALRRGEPPTALRGQEGE, translated from the coding sequence GTGGCGGGGTTCGTGTTTCTGCGTGCGCGCGGGCACCGGCTGCTGCTGGCCGCCGCACTCCTCGCCGTCGTGCTGACCACCGCGGTCCTGACGACCCTCGCCGCCTTCGCCGGATCGGTCGGCGATGCCGGCCTCCGGCACGCGTTGCGCACCAGGGACGCGGCCGACGCCGCGCTGTTCATCACCTCGGACGATCCCGACTCCGACCCGGAAGCGGCATCGGACGCCGCGCTGCGCGGAGCACGTGAGTCGTTCGACGGACTCCCCGTCACCCTGCGCCGGTTCGACCGGTCGGGCCCGTACGGACTGCCGCGCGGCCTGCAGCAACCGGCCGCCCGCACGGGCGAGCCGGACCTCGCCGAGTTCGGCGTCGCCGACCGCTCCCGGGTCCGTCTGACGGCCGGGGCCTGGCCCACGGCCGGCGCCCGCGGGGTGACCGAGGTCGCGGTTTCCGAGGCGGCGGCCAGGCGGCTGCGGCTCGCGCCCGGACCGCGTGTGATCACGCTCGCCGACCGGCTGGGCGGCCCGCCCGCACGCATCCGGGTCGCGGCGGTGTACCGCCCGGCAGACCCCGCCGACCCGTACTGGCAGCTGGACGAGCTGCGCGGACGCGGAGTGCACAGGGACGCGTTCACCACCTACGGACCCCTGCTCACCGACCCCGCCGCCCTCGGTTCCGGCGGCCGGATCACCCAGCGCACCCGGTCCTGGCTGGCCACGGCCGACTTCACAACGCTCCACGCCGGCCGTGTCGACGCCCTGCGCACCGCCGCGGAGGGCACCCAGAAGCACCTCACCGCACAGCGGGCGCTCGCGGGCGGGGTCACGGCACGCACCGCCCTGCCGGACGCACTCGACCGGCTCGAGCGGGCCCTCCTCGTATCCCGGGCGACGCTGCTGATCGTCGCCTCCCAACTGGTGCTGCTCGCCGCGTACGCACTGCTGCTCGTGGCACGGCTGCTCACCGCGGAACGCGCGGCGGAGACCCAGGTGCTGCTCGCCCGGGGGGCGTCACGGCGCAGGGTCGCCGCGCTCGCCGCCCTGGAGGCACTGCTGCTCGCACTGCCCGCCGCCGTCACCGCCCCGCTGCTCGCCGGACCCCTCGCCGGGCTGCTCGCGGGCCAGGGGCTGACCGGCAGGCTCGGACTGCGCATCGACACCGCCCCCACCGCGGCCGTGTGGTCGGCCGGCGCGGCGGTGGCGGCGGCGTGCGCGGTGGCCGTGGCCGCCCCGGCGCTCACCGCGGCCCGGGCGGCCGACGGGCGGGCCCGTGCCCTGCCCGCCCCGCTGCGGGCCGGCGCCGACATCGGACTCCTCGTCGTCGCCGCGGTGGCCTACTGGCAGCTGGACCAGCGCACTTCGGGTGCGGGCGCGCTCAGCGGCGACCGGGAGGGGCGGCTCGGGATCGACCCGCTGCTCGTCGTGGCGCCCGCCCTGGCCCTCCTCGCCGGCACGGTGCTCACCCTGCGGCTGCTGCCGCCCGCCGCGAAGCTCGCCGAGCGGCGGGCGGCCCGCGGCCGGGGGCTGACCGTCTCGCTCGCAGGGTGGCAGCTGAGCCGCCGGCCGATGCGCGGTGCCGGTCCGGTGCTGCTGCTCGTACTGGCCGTCGCCATGGGCATGCTGGCGATCGGTCAGGGCGCGTCCTGGGACCGGTCGCAGGACGACCAGGCGGACTTCCGGGCCGGCGCCCCCGTGCGCGTACTCGGTTCCACCGCACCGCCGTTCGGCCAGGGCGGCGCCCACGACGACACGCCCGGCCTCCGGGCCGCCGCCCCGGCGGCGCGCGGCACCCTCGGGCTCTCCGCCGGGCGCCAGGCCACCGTCCTCGCTCTCGACACGGGACTCGCGGGCGACGGACTGCGGCTGCGCGACGACCTGGCGGACACCGACCCACGGGCGCTCCTCGGGCGGCTCGCGACGGATCGGCCGCCGGGCCGCGGGACCGTCCCCGCCTCCGCCGCGCCGACCGGGTTGGTGCTCCCCTCCGGCACGGAACGGCTGCTCCTCGACGTCACGCTCCGCGCCGCCGAGGACGGCCCGTACGCCGAGTCCGGCTCGGTCCTCACCGTGACCGTCGAGGACCGGTACGGAGTGCCCTACCGCCTGCAGGCGGACGGGCTGCGCCCCGACGGCCGGCCGCACCGCACCACCGTGGACTTCGCGGCGGCCGCCGGCGCCCCCACGGGCCGTCCGGCGGGACCCCTGGTGCTGACGGCGGTCGAGTTCGACGAGAGCGGCCAACCCGACCGGATCGCGCCGAAACGGCTCACCGTCGGCGCGCTGCACGCCGTCGCAGCGGACGGCACTCCCCGGCCGGTGACCGTGCCGGACGGCCTCCGCTGGCAGGCCACGGCCGTGGTCGCGGACGGGGAGCCGCCGTCCGGCGACGAGAAGGCGCCCGCGGTCACTTCGGTGCGTTCGTCGGCCGCGACACCCCTCGACGTCGCGTACCACAGCGGCACGGCGGTCCCCGAATTCGACTGGGGCGACGAGCGCCTGGTGACGATCCGGGCGGCGGTCCGGCGGGCCGCGCCTCCGATGCCGCTCGCCCTGGCGACCGACCGGTTCCTGGAGGCCGGTGGCGCCAGGACCGGCGACGTGGTCGAGGTGCCCATGCCCGGCGGGGCCCTCAGGGTCCGGATCGCCGGCGCGCTGCGGGCCCTTCCCACCACCGGGCCCGGCGCGGACCCGGCCGGTGCCGTGCCCGGCGGCCCCGCCGCGGCCGGCTCGGCGGCCGCGCCGGTGGACGGGGGCGCGCTGCTGCTCGACCTGCGGGCCGTCAACCGGGTGCTCGCCACCCGCGCCGGCGCCTCGCTGCCGCCCACCGAGTGGTGGGTGTTCCCCGAACCCGGCCGCGCCGCCCAGGTCGCGGCGGCACTGCGGGACCGGGCGGAGACCGCACCCGGCCAGGTCCTGGTGCGCGACGAGACCGCCCGGGAGCTCCACGACGACCCGCTCGGCGCGGGCTCCCGCTCGGCGCTGCTGGCCGCGGCGTTCGCGGCCGCCGCGCTGGCCGCCGTCGGCTTCGCGGTGAGCACCGCCGGCACGGTCCGCGAGCGCGCGCGGGAGTTCGCCGTGCTGCGGGCGCTCGGCGCGCCGCGCCGGATGCTCGCCCGGTTGCTCGCCGCCGAACAGGCCCTGCTCATCGGACTCGCCATGGCGATCGGCGTCGCCGTCGGCACGGCGCTGACCCGCGCGGTCGTCCCCCTGGTCGTGCTCACCGGGCAGGCCACGCAGCCGGTGCCGGGCGTACTCGTGGAACTGCCCGTCGGCCGGGTGGTCCTGCTCCTCGCCGGCGTCGCCGCCGCGCCCGTGCTGATCGTGGCGGTGTCGGCGCTGCGCCGCGGGGAGCCTCCGACGGCCCTGCGCGGCCAGGAAGGCGAGTGA